A single region of the Solwaraspora sp. WMMD791 genome encodes:
- a CDS encoding glycosyltransferase family 4 protein — protein MSDVTRTDWAGTVLLLLGSSTGGVGQHLTSLSAGLVGGGARVVVCGPHATEEQFGFTATGATFVPVEIPASPTLADAAAVRTLRRVLAANPVDVVHAHGLRAGLVAVLARPSAPVVVTWHNTVMAGGLRGRLSRWAQRRVARSARITLGASPDLVAQATRLGAPDARLAPVAAPELPPPTRSRAAVRAEFGVGPRQPLVLSVGRLHPQKRYDLLVDAAARWRELDPPAQVAIAGSGPSYLALAAQISAVRAPVTLLGHRTDVADLLLGADLAVVCSDWEARQLFAQEALRAGVPLVATGVGGVPELVGDAAVLIAPDDVDALDTAVRDLLRDHQRRADLAGRGPLRARSWPTEADTVDGVRAVYRDLTGERGPAGGRTTSSSRTDRGARGEQMGEGSG, from the coding sequence GTGAGCGACGTGACGCGGACCGACTGGGCCGGCACGGTGCTACTGCTGCTCGGCTCGAGCACCGGCGGTGTCGGACAGCACCTGACGTCGCTGAGCGCCGGACTGGTCGGCGGCGGTGCCCGCGTGGTCGTGTGCGGCCCGCATGCCACCGAGGAACAGTTCGGCTTCACCGCCACCGGCGCGACCTTCGTACCAGTGGAGATCCCGGCCAGCCCGACCCTGGCGGACGCGGCAGCGGTCCGGACCCTGCGACGGGTCCTCGCCGCGAACCCGGTGGACGTGGTGCACGCGCACGGGCTGCGGGCCGGTCTGGTGGCCGTACTGGCGCGCCCGTCCGCACCGGTCGTCGTCACCTGGCACAACACCGTGATGGCCGGGGGGCTTCGCGGTCGGCTGTCGCGGTGGGCGCAGCGCCGGGTGGCCCGGTCCGCCCGGATCACCCTCGGCGCGTCGCCGGACCTGGTGGCGCAGGCGACGCGGCTGGGGGCGCCGGACGCCCGGCTGGCCCCGGTGGCCGCCCCCGAACTGCCACCACCGACGCGTAGTCGCGCCGCCGTACGGGCCGAGTTCGGTGTCGGTCCCCGGCAGCCGCTGGTGCTCTCGGTCGGGCGACTGCACCCGCAGAAGCGCTACGACCTGCTCGTCGACGCCGCAGCCCGCTGGCGTGAGCTGGATCCACCGGCTCAGGTGGCGATCGCCGGTTCCGGTCCGAGTTACCTGGCGCTGGCCGCGCAGATCTCAGCGGTACGGGCCCCGGTCACCCTGCTCGGGCACCGTACCGACGTGGCCGACCTGCTGCTCGGTGCCGACCTGGCGGTCGTGTGCAGCGACTGGGAGGCCCGGCAGCTGTTCGCTCAGGAGGCGCTGCGCGCCGGCGTACCGCTGGTGGCCACCGGGGTCGGTGGAGTACCCGAACTCGTCGGCGACGCCGCGGTGCTGATCGCACCCGACGACGTCGACGCACTCGACACCGCGGTGCGGGACCTGCTGCGTGACCATCAGCGGCGGGCGGACCTGGCCGGCCGGGGGCCGCTGCGGGCCCGGTCGTGGCCCACCGAGGCCGACACCGTCGACGGCGTCCGGGCCGTCTACCGGGATCTGACCGGCGAGCGTGGCCCCGCCGGTGGGCGGACCACATCGAGTAGCCGTACCGACCGTGGCGCCCGGGGCGAGCAGATGGGCGAGGGGTCCGGCTGA
- the steA gene encoding putative cytokinetic ring protein SteA — protein sequence MRLPTLRRARTAEPGTISGTARLDRRTKRLVGRLRPGDIAVIDHVDLDRVAADSLVAVGVAAVLNAKPSVSGRYPNLGPEVLIQAGIPLVDDLGEDVFDKVRDGDTVRIDGATVLVGDAQVASGVRQDADSVARSMSEAREGLSVQLEAFAANTMEYLKQERDLLLDGVGVPEIETRIARRHCLIVVRGYDYKADLDVLRPYIREFKPVLIGVDGGADALVEAGYTPDMIIGDMDSVTDDVLRCGAEVVVHAYPDGRAPGMDRVRELGVEAVTFPAAATSEDLAMLLADEKGATLIVAVGTHATLVEFLDKGRGGMASTFLTRLKVGGKLVDAKGVSRLYRQSISGSSLLLLVLSAIAAMASAVAVSTVGQAYLGVASEWWDNFVFQVGQLF from the coding sequence ATGCGTCTACCCACCTTGCGCCGGGCCCGGACTGCCGAGCCCGGGACGATCTCCGGCACCGCGCGGCTCGACCGCCGGACGAAACGGCTGGTCGGGCGACTGCGGCCGGGTGACATCGCGGTCATCGACCACGTCGATCTGGACCGGGTCGCCGCGGACTCGTTGGTAGCGGTCGGGGTGGCTGCGGTGCTCAACGCCAAGCCGTCAGTGTCCGGCCGATACCCCAATCTCGGCCCGGAGGTGCTGATCCAGGCGGGGATTCCGCTGGTGGACGATCTCGGCGAGGACGTGTTCGACAAGGTCCGTGACGGTGACACGGTCCGGATCGACGGTGCCACGGTTCTGGTCGGTGACGCGCAGGTGGCCTCCGGGGTACGGCAGGACGCCGATTCGGTGGCCCGGTCGATGAGCGAGGCCAGGGAGGGCCTGTCGGTCCAGTTGGAGGCGTTCGCCGCCAACACGATGGAGTACCTCAAACAGGAGCGGGATCTGCTTCTCGACGGTGTCGGCGTGCCGGAGATCGAGACCCGCATCGCCCGTCGGCACTGCCTGATCGTGGTCCGTGGCTACGACTACAAGGCCGATCTGGATGTGCTGCGGCCGTACATCCGCGAGTTCAAGCCGGTGCTCATCGGGGTGGACGGCGGTGCGGACGCCCTCGTCGAGGCCGGCTACACCCCGGACATGATCATCGGTGACATGGACTCGGTGACCGACGACGTGCTGCGCTGCGGCGCGGAGGTCGTCGTGCACGCCTACCCGGACGGCCGGGCACCCGGCATGGACCGGGTCCGTGAGCTCGGCGTGGAGGCGGTGACCTTTCCCGCGGCAGCCACCAGCGAGGACCTGGCGATGCTGCTGGCTGACGAGAAGGGCGCCACCCTGATCGTGGCGGTCGGTACGCATGCCACCCTGGTGGAGTTCCTCGACAAGGGCCGGGGCGGGATGGCCTCGACGTTTCTGACCCGGCTCAAGGTGGGCGGTAAGCTGGTCGACGCCAAGGGCGTCAGCCGGCTCTACCGGCAGAGCATTTCCGGATCGTCGCTGCTGCTGCTCGTGCTCTCCGCAATCGCCGCGATGGCGTCGGCCGTCGCGGTTTCCACGGTCGGCCAGGCCTATCTCGGAGTGGCTTCCGAGTGGTGGGACAATTTCGTCTTCCAGGTGGGGCAGCTCTTCTGA
- a CDS encoding CTP synthase, protein MAPSTQTVRHIFVTGGVASSLGKGLTASSLGNLLTARGLRVVMQKLDPYLNVDPGTMNPFQHGEVFVTEDGAETDLDVGHYERFLDRDLSCKANVTTGQIYSAVIAKERRGEYLGDTVQVIPHITNEIKARIRAMGEPDEQGLVPDVVITEVGGTVGDIESLPFLEAIRQVRHDVGRDRCFYLHVSLVPYLVPSGELKTKPTQHSVAALRSIGIQPDAIVCRSDREIPDKLKHKLSLYCDVDREAVIAAPDAPSIYDIPKVLHREGLDAYVVRRLGLSFRDVDWSSWDDLLERVHHPQHTVTVALVGKYVDLPDAYLSVSEAIRAAGFGHRARVQVRWVPSDECVSPNGAAAALAGVDGIVIPGGFGVRGIEGKIGAARYGRENGIPVLGLCLGLQCMVIEVARNGAGLVGANSAEFDEDVEHPIVATMADQEQIVAGRGDLGGTMRLGAYPARLAEGSIVARAYGTTEVSERHRHRYEVNNAYREVLEKAGLRISGTSPDGRLVEFVELDPAEHPFFVATQAHPELKSRPTRPHPLFHAFVGAVIVYSEADQLPVDLGSSGGQS, encoded by the coding sequence TTGGCCCCTTCGACACAAACGGTACGGCACATTTTCGTCACCGGGGGCGTCGCGTCCTCACTCGGTAAAGGGCTGACCGCGTCCAGCCTGGGCAACCTGCTCACTGCCCGGGGGCTGCGGGTGGTGATGCAGAAGCTCGACCCGTACCTGAACGTCGACCCCGGCACGATGAACCCCTTCCAGCACGGCGAGGTGTTCGTCACCGAGGACGGCGCGGAGACCGACCTCGACGTGGGGCACTACGAACGGTTCCTCGACCGCGACCTGTCCTGCAAGGCCAACGTCACGACCGGCCAGATCTACTCGGCGGTCATCGCCAAGGAGCGCCGGGGCGAATACCTCGGCGACACCGTGCAGGTCATCCCGCACATCACCAACGAGATCAAGGCACGGATCCGGGCGATGGGCGAGCCGGACGAACAGGGCCTGGTGCCGGACGTGGTGATCACCGAGGTGGGCGGCACCGTCGGCGACATCGAGTCGTTGCCGTTTCTGGAAGCGATCCGCCAGGTCCGTCACGACGTCGGCCGGGACCGCTGCTTCTACCTGCACGTGTCGCTGGTGCCGTACCTGGTGCCGTCCGGGGAACTGAAGACCAAACCGACGCAGCACTCGGTGGCCGCTCTGCGCAGCATCGGTATCCAGCCCGACGCGATCGTCTGCCGCTCCGACCGGGAGATCCCCGACAAGCTCAAGCACAAGCTCTCGCTCTACTGCGACGTGGACCGCGAAGCGGTGATCGCCGCGCCGGACGCCCCGAGCATCTACGACATCCCGAAGGTCCTGCACCGGGAAGGGCTCGACGCCTACGTGGTGCGGCGGCTCGGCCTGTCCTTCCGGGACGTGGACTGGAGCAGCTGGGACGACCTGCTGGAGCGGGTGCACCACCCCCAGCACACGGTCACCGTGGCGCTGGTCGGCAAGTACGTCGACCTGCCCGACGCGTACCTGTCGGTGTCCGAGGCGATCCGGGCGGCCGGGTTCGGACACCGGGCCCGGGTGCAGGTCCGGTGGGTGCCCAGCGACGAGTGTGTCAGCCCGAACGGCGCCGCGGCCGCGCTGGCCGGCGTCGACGGCATCGTCATCCCCGGCGGGTTCGGCGTCCGGGGTATCGAGGGCAAGATCGGCGCCGCCCGGTACGGTCGGGAGAACGGCATTCCGGTGCTCGGCCTCTGCCTCGGCCTGCAGTGCATGGTGATCGAGGTGGCCCGCAACGGTGCCGGCCTGGTCGGTGCCAATTCGGCGGAGTTCGACGAGGACGTCGAGCATCCGATCGTCGCGACCATGGCCGATCAGGAGCAGATCGTCGCCGGCCGGGGCGACCTGGGTGGCACGATGCGCCTCGGCGCCTATCCGGCCCGGCTGGCCGAGGGGTCGATCGTGGCCCGGGCGTACGGCACCACCGAGGTCAGCGAGCGACACCGGCACCGGTACGAGGTGAACAATGCCTACCGCGAGGTGCTGGAGAAGGCCGGTCTGCGGATCTCCGGCACCTCACCGGACGGCCGGCTCGTCGAGTTCGTCGAGCTGGACCCCGCCGAACATCCGTTCTTCGTCGCGACCCAGGCCCATCCGGAGCTCAAGAGCCGCCCGACCCGGCCGCACCCGTTGTTCCACGCGTTCGTCGGTGCGGTCATCGTCTACTCCGAGGCCGACCAGCTGCCGGTGGACCTCGGATCCTCCGGCGGCCAGTCGTGA
- a CDS encoding copper transporter yields MINFRYHVVSLTAVFLALAIGLVVGTAALNGPVADSLSDNVNALRKDNTQLRETVNSLREEVDREEDFVAEAAPILLADKLAGRRLLVICLPSGRDHAEGVVAALDMAGATVTGRIDVQDKFVDPDNGVNLLELATAAARPTVPTTGLPGNSDGVETSSALLASALLDRAEQPAVDPADLAAVLDAYGDAGYITVETPVTGPAEAVVVVSGQPYVDRQAAKKDAAVVTMVVQFDRNSQVVVAGTGSSDGNLISAVRGDPTLTQSISTVDNGNTTAGQAVTALATAEQFTLGQAGHYGLGAGATSLMPKRPE; encoded by the coding sequence GTGATCAACTTCCGTTACCACGTGGTGTCGCTCACGGCGGTGTTCCTCGCCCTGGCGATCGGCCTCGTCGTAGGCACCGCCGCGTTGAACGGCCCGGTCGCCGATTCTTTGAGCGACAACGTGAATGCTCTGCGCAAAGACAACACCCAGTTGCGGGAGACCGTCAACAGCCTGCGCGAGGAAGTCGACCGCGAGGAGGACTTCGTCGCCGAAGCCGCGCCGATCCTGCTGGCCGACAAGCTCGCCGGCCGGCGACTGCTGGTCATCTGCCTGCCCAGCGGCCGGGACCACGCCGAGGGGGTGGTCGCGGCGCTGGACATGGCCGGGGCGACCGTGACCGGTCGCATCGACGTGCAGGACAAGTTCGTCGATCCGGACAACGGTGTCAACCTGCTCGAACTCGCCACCGCCGCAGCCCGGCCCACCGTGCCCACCACCGGACTGCCCGGCAACAGCGACGGCGTCGAAACCTCCAGCGCGCTACTGGCCAGCGCCTTGCTGGACCGTGCCGAGCAGCCGGCGGTCGACCCGGCGGATCTCGCCGCCGTGCTCGACGCGTACGGCGACGCCGGCTACATCACGGTCGAGACGCCGGTCACCGGCCCCGCGGAGGCCGTCGTCGTGGTCAGCGGTCAGCCGTACGTCGACCGGCAGGCAGCCAAGAAGGACGCGGCCGTGGTGACCATGGTCGTGCAGTTCGACCGCAACAGTCAGGTGGTGGTGGCCGGCACCGGATCCAGCGACGGCAACCTGATCTCGGCGGTACGCGGCGATCCGACCCTCACCCAGTCGATCTCCACCGTCGACAACGGCAACACCACGGCCGGGCAGGCCGTCACCGCTCTCGCCACCGCCGAGCAGTTCACCCTCGGGCAGGCCGGGCACTACGGGCTTGGCGCCGGTGCCACGAGCCTGATGCCCAAGCGCCCCGAATAG
- a CDS encoding NUDIX hydrolase, with amino-acid sequence MTPDPAAEPHVYQVRQRTDRFTGPIFSVVSDDVTMPGGGVARRDYVRHVGAVGVVALDDAGGVVLVRQYRHPVGRRLWELPAGLVDVRGEDLPSAALRELAEEADLQAGRLDLLVDLHTSPGCSDETIRIFLARDLSPVPQPQRHDRRDEEAEMQVRVVDLDEAVRMVLAGAVTNAAAVAGLLAADRARRTGWAALRPATDPGPR; translated from the coding sequence GTGACACCCGACCCGGCGGCGGAGCCCCACGTCTACCAGGTACGGCAGCGCACCGACAGGTTCACCGGTCCCATCTTCTCGGTCGTCAGCGACGACGTGACGATGCCGGGCGGTGGCGTGGCGAGGCGTGACTACGTGCGCCACGTCGGCGCGGTCGGGGTGGTGGCGCTCGACGACGCCGGCGGGGTCGTGCTGGTCCGCCAGTACCGCCACCCGGTCGGGCGTCGCCTGTGGGAGTTGCCGGCCGGACTGGTCGACGTCCGCGGGGAGGATCTGCCCTCGGCGGCCCTGCGGGAGTTGGCCGAGGAGGCCGACCTGCAGGCCGGGCGACTCGACCTGCTCGTCGACCTGCACACCTCGCCGGGCTGTTCGGACGAGACGATCAGGATCTTCCTCGCCCGCGACCTGTCGCCGGTGCCGCAGCCGCAGCGGCACGACCGCCGTGACGAGGAGGCCGAGATGCAGGTCCGCGTCGTCGATCTCGACGAGGCGGTGCGGATGGTCCTGGCCGGTGCGGTCACCAACGCGGCGGCGGTGGCCGGGCTGCTGGCCGCCGACCGCGCCCGGCGCACCGGCTGGGCGGCGTTGCGTCCGGCCACCGACCCGGGACCGCGTTGA
- a CDS encoding lipid II flippase MurJ, whose amino-acid sequence MTSRAIATRVAGAATVIAVLTVASRLVGFGRTAVFAWSVGPTTLGDIYHAANTIPNIVFEIVVGGALASLVVPLLAGAVAADDRDTVSATTSALLTWTLSLLVPLAVLLAVAAGPIIRLLAEDGGADQIDAGVLMLRLFAPQLPLYGVAVVLIGVLQAHHRFAWPVLAPLLSSVVVIGTYLTFAAAEGRLADLPQVGAAGQTLLAVGTTAGVAVLSLSLMIPLRRLRLRLRPAVRFVGAARTAVGGLATAGAVTVGTQQVALLTAVWLCLNWGAPDGAVVLFALAQTVFLLPWSVLAVPLATAAYPTMVAAHGSGDHDGYRAALAPAARLVVLLASFGAAALVAVRVPAAAFLVPPDQAGALAAGIGGFAPGLIGYGLFAIGSRALYAAGRPAAAAGAVAAGWSAVILSAVLLATALPDTDRVLALAVANAVGLSVMGVLLVAALRRVGGAPVLAGLGRATAIGLGAGAAAAVAGGLVAVGTGPGTAPPTATGAVWQGMLSGATAVVVFLAVCLPLDRHDLRPTIARALRRVAARARPGGKGTETP is encoded by the coding sequence ATGACCAGTCGGGCGATCGCCACCCGGGTCGCCGGTGCGGCCACGGTGATCGCGGTGCTCACGGTGGCCAGCCGGCTGGTCGGGTTCGGGCGGACCGCGGTCTTCGCCTGGTCGGTCGGCCCGACCACGCTGGGCGACATCTACCACGCGGCGAACACCATCCCGAACATCGTGTTCGAGATCGTCGTCGGCGGCGCGTTGGCGAGCCTGGTGGTGCCCCTGCTGGCCGGCGCGGTCGCCGCCGACGACCGTGACACTGTCTCGGCCACCACATCGGCCCTGCTCACCTGGACGTTGAGCCTGTTGGTCCCGTTGGCGGTGCTGCTCGCGGTGGCCGCCGGGCCGATCATCCGGCTGCTCGCCGAGGACGGCGGCGCGGACCAGATCGACGCCGGGGTGCTGATGCTGCGCCTGTTCGCACCGCAGCTGCCGCTGTACGGCGTCGCGGTGGTCCTCATCGGGGTGCTGCAGGCCCACCACCGGTTCGCCTGGCCGGTCCTCGCACCCTTGCTGTCCAGCGTCGTCGTGATCGGCACCTACCTGACGTTCGCGGCCGCCGAGGGCCGGCTGGCCGACCTGCCACAGGTCGGCGCCGCCGGACAGACCCTGCTCGCGGTCGGTACGACCGCCGGGGTGGCGGTGCTGTCGTTGAGCCTGATGATTCCACTGCGCCGGCTGCGGCTGCGGTTGCGGCCGGCGGTGCGCTTCGTCGGCGCGGCCCGCACCGCCGTCGGCGGGTTGGCGACGGCCGGTGCGGTCACCGTCGGCACCCAGCAGGTCGCCCTGCTCACCGCGGTCTGGCTCTGTCTGAACTGGGGGGCGCCGGACGGCGCCGTCGTGCTGTTCGCCCTGGCCCAGACCGTGTTCCTGCTGCCCTGGTCGGTGCTGGCGGTGCCGTTGGCGACCGCCGCCTACCCGACAATGGTCGCCGCCCACGGCAGCGGTGACCACGACGGCTACCGCGCCGCCCTCGCGCCAGCGGCCCGCCTCGTGGTCCTCCTGGCCAGCTTCGGCGCCGCCGCGCTGGTCGCCGTCCGGGTACCGGCTGCGGCGTTCCTCGTCCCGCCGGACCAGGCCGGCGCGCTGGCGGCGGGGATCGGCGGGTTCGCGCCGGGGCTGATCGGCTACGGACTGTTCGCCATCGGATCCCGGGCGCTGTACGCCGCCGGTCGGCCCGCCGCCGCCGCAGGCGCGGTCGCCGCCGGCTGGAGCGCGGTGATCCTCAGCGCGGTGCTGCTGGCCACGGCCCTGCCCGACACCGACCGGGTGCTGGCGTTGGCGGTGGCCAACGCCGTCGGCCTGTCGGTGATGGGGGTGCTGCTGGTGGCGGCGCTGCGGCGGGTCGGTGGCGCGCCGGTGCTCGCCGGCCTCGGCCGGGCCACCGCGATCGGCCTCGGCGCCGGGGCGGCGGCGGCGGTCGCCGGCGGCCTGGTCGCGGTCGGGACCGGGCCGGGTACGGCCCCCCCGACGGCAACCGGCGCGGTCTGGCAGGGCATGCTGTCGGGAGCGACCGCGGTGGTGGTCTTCCTCGCGGTCTGCCTGCCACTGGATCGCCACGATCTGCGCCCGACGATCGCCAGGGCGCTCCGGCGGGTCGCGGCCCGCGCCCGGCCGGGCGGGAAGGGGACGGAGACACCGTGA
- the ald gene encoding alanine dehydrogenase, with translation MLVGIPREVKNHEYRVAVTPAGVHEFVRAGHQVMIEAGAGAGSAITDDEFAAAGATIVATADDVWAAGELILKVKEPIAEEYHRMRRGQVLFTYLHLAASKECTDALLQQGVTGIAYETVETADGALPLLAPMSEVAGRLAPQVGAYHLMRSGGGRGVLMGGVSGVYAAKVVVIGAGVSGMNAAAIALGMQAEVLLLDRNINKLRQADAIYQGHLQTVASNTYEVERAVRDADMVIGAVLVPGAKAPKLISNELVSRMKPGSVLVDISIDQGGCFEDSRPTTHADPVYRVHESVFYCVANMPGAVPHTSTYALTNVTLPYALELANHGWRDALRRDRALAAGLNTYDGGLTYGPVAEAHGMTSRPLTEVLG, from the coding sequence GTGTTGGTGGGAATTCCCCGCGAGGTCAAGAATCACGAGTACCGGGTGGCGGTCACTCCGGCCGGCGTCCACGAGTTCGTCCGGGCCGGGCACCAGGTGATGATCGAGGCCGGCGCAGGTGCCGGCTCGGCGATCACCGATGACGAGTTCGCCGCGGCCGGGGCGACCATCGTGGCGACGGCGGACGACGTGTGGGCGGCCGGCGAGCTCATCCTCAAGGTCAAGGAGCCGATCGCCGAGGAGTACCACCGTATGCGGCGCGGCCAGGTGCTGTTCACCTATCTGCACCTGGCGGCCTCCAAGGAGTGCACCGACGCCCTGCTGCAGCAGGGCGTCACCGGGATCGCGTACGAGACGGTCGAGACCGCCGACGGCGCGTTGCCGCTGCTGGCGCCGATGTCCGAGGTCGCCGGTCGGTTGGCCCCGCAGGTCGGCGCGTACCACCTGATGCGCTCCGGTGGCGGTCGCGGCGTCCTGATGGGTGGGGTCTCCGGTGTCTACGCCGCCAAGGTGGTGGTCATCGGGGCCGGGGTGTCCGGCATGAACGCCGCCGCGATCGCCCTCGGCATGCAGGCCGAGGTGCTCCTGCTGGACCGCAACATCAACAAACTGCGGCAGGCCGACGCGATCTACCAGGGCCACCTGCAGACCGTGGCGTCGAACACCTACGAGGTCGAGCGGGCCGTGCGTGACGCGGACATGGTGATCGGCGCGGTGCTGGTCCCCGGCGCGAAGGCACCCAAGTTGATCTCCAACGAGCTGGTGTCCCGGATGAAGCCCGGCAGCGTGCTCGTCGACATCTCGATCGACCAGGGTGGGTGCTTCGAGGACTCCCGGCCCACCACCCACGCCGATCCGGTCTACCGGGTGCACGAGTCGGTTTTCTACTGTGTGGCGAACATGCCCGGTGCCGTCCCGCACACGAGCACCTACGCGCTGACCAACGTGACCCTGCCGTACGCCCTCGAACTGGCCAACCACGGCTGGCGCGACGCGCTGCGCCGGGACCGGGCCCTCGCCGCCGGTCTGAACACGTACGACGGCGGGCTCACCTACGGCCCGGTCGCCGAGGCGCACGGTATGACCAGCCGGCCGTTGACGGAGGTGCTCGGCTGA
- a CDS encoding site-specific tyrosine recombinase XerD, protein MDHDDAPPERPVDALHRAVRGYLDHLAVERGLSRNTVQSYRRDLERYRAALAATGVRDLAQVRPERITTHLATLRAGGDGQAPLSAASTARAASAIRGLHRFAAREGYAGVDASRDVRPALPPRRLPRALDVDQVERLLTAAGALDGAGTPLAVRDRALLEFLYGTGARISEAVGAAVDDLDLTAAVVLLRGKGGRQRLVPVGRYAADALRAYLTRVRPGLAATGRGSPAIFLNARGGQLSRQSAWTVLRRAAERAGLPVDGAHAVSPHTLRHSYATHLLDGGADVRVVQELLGHASVTTTQVYTLVTVDRLREVYATSHPRARR, encoded by the coding sequence ATCGACCACGACGACGCCCCGCCCGAGCGACCCGTCGACGCGCTGCACCGTGCCGTCCGTGGCTACCTGGACCACCTGGCGGTGGAACGCGGGTTGTCCCGCAACACGGTGCAGTCCTACCGTCGTGACCTGGAACGCTACCGGGCGGCGCTCGCCGCGACCGGCGTCCGGGACCTCGCCCAGGTGCGACCCGAGCGGATCACGACCCACCTGGCCACGCTGCGGGCCGGCGGCGACGGGCAGGCACCGCTGTCGGCGGCGTCCACCGCCCGGGCGGCCAGCGCGATCCGGGGCCTGCACCGGTTCGCCGCCCGGGAAGGGTACGCCGGCGTCGACGCCAGCCGTGACGTCCGCCCGGCGTTACCGCCCCGCCGGCTGCCCCGCGCGCTCGACGTGGACCAGGTCGAGCGGTTGCTGACCGCCGCCGGAGCCCTCGACGGTGCCGGTACGCCGTTGGCCGTCCGTGACCGCGCGTTGCTGGAGTTCCTCTACGGCACCGGAGCGCGGATATCCGAAGCCGTCGGCGCCGCCGTCGACGACCTCGACCTCACCGCCGCGGTGGTGCTGCTGCGCGGCAAGGGTGGCCGGCAACGTCTGGTGCCGGTCGGTCGGTACGCCGCCGACGCGCTGCGCGCGTACCTGACCCGGGTGCGTCCCGGGCTCGCCGCCACCGGCCGTGGCAGCCCGGCGATCTTCCTCAACGCCCGGGGCGGACAGTTGTCCCGGCAGAGCGCCTGGACCGTGCTGCGGCGGGCCGCCGAACGGGCCGGGCTGCCGGTCGACGGGGCGCATGCGGTCTCGCCGCACACCCTGCGCCACTCCTACGCCACCCACCTGCTCGACGGTGGCGCGGACGTCCGGGTGGTGCAGGAGCTGCTCGGCCACGCGTCGGTGACCACCACCCAGGTCTACACCCTGGTGACCGTCGACCGGCTCCGTGAGGTGTACGCCACCTCGCATCCCCGTGCCCGGCGTTGA